One Bosea sp. 124 genomic window, GCACTTGGCAAGGGCGGCGGGTCGCCGGAACAGCTCGCGGCCCTGAACGCCGTCGCCGCAACAGGCGCCCCGACGAAGGATGCGCTGCTCGTGCAATTGCGCAGCCACCGGGCGATGTTCGCGCGCGAGATCATGCCGGCTTCGGCCGGCTGGCAGGATCGGCTGCTCGGGCTCGCCAGCCGTGTCGTCAGCATCCGCCCCGTCGGCGATACCGGCGCGAACGATCCGGCGACGTTGCCGATGCGGCTCGAAAACGCCATTGCCAAGGGCGACATCGTTGCGGCCGCCGCTTTGTGGGGGCAGTTGCCCGAGCCGGCGCGGCGCGCCAGCGCCGATTTCGGCGGCGCCTTGCAGAAGCGGGCGGCGGCGGATGCGGCGATTGCGAAAATCGCGCAGGATGCAGTGGCCGCGCTCGGCGTGGCCGGCTGACGGAGGATTGAGGGTTCATGGTTCGCGTACTGCTCTATCTCGCCGTATTCGCCTGCCTCGCGGTCGGTGCTGTCTGGCTGGCCGACCGGCCGGGCGAGGTCTCCGTGCTCTGGCAGGGCTACCGGATCGAGACCAGCGTCGCGATCGGCGCCATCGGCGTGGTCGTGCTGGCCCTGCTGGCGATGCTGGCCTGGGGCTTGCTGCGCTTCGTGCTCGGCCTGCCCTCGGCTTTCAGCTTCGCCTCGCGGTCGCGGCGCCGGGCGCGCGGCTTTGAGGCGGTGTCGCGCGGCATGGTCGCCATCGGCGCAGGCGATCCGGTTGCGGCCGGCCGTCACGCTGTGGATGCGCGCCGCTTTGCCGGCGACGAGCCGCTGACGCTGCTGCTGGAGGCGCAAGCTGCCCAGCTCTCGGGCGATCGCGGCCGGGCGGAAGCCGCCTTCAAGACGATGCTCGACAAGCCGGAGACGCGGGTGCTCGGCCTGCGCGGCCTGTTCGTCGAGGCCAAGCGCCGTGGCGACATGGCCGCCGCGCGCGCCTTTGCCGACGATGCGGTGCGGCGCTCGCCCTCGCTCGCCTGGGCCAATGACGCGCTGCTCGATTTCCACACCAGCTCGGGTGACTGGCAGGCGGCCCGCACCGCCGTCGAGCGCCGCGCGGCGCTGCGTCTCGCCGAGAAGGCCGAGGCCAAGCGGCAGCGCGCGGTTCTGCTCGCGGCGGAAGCGCTGGAAGCGCGCGGCAGCGAGCCTGAGAAGGCGCTGGCGGCCGCCCTCGAAGCGGTCAAGCTCGCGCCCGGCCTGACGCCGGCCGCAGCCCTCGCCGGGCGGATGCTCGCCGAGCGCGGCGATGTCCGCAAGGCGGTGAAGCTGCTGGAGGCCGCCTGGAAGGAGGTCTCGCATCCCGACCTCGCCGCCGCCTATCTCGATGTCCGCCCGGGCGACAGCGCGCAGGACCGGCTGGCGCGGGCCACCACGCTGGCGAAGCTGCGGCCCTCCGACCCCGAAGGCGTGCTCGCGCTGGCGGGGGCCGCGATCCATGCGCGCGACTTCGCCAAGGCGCGCGAGACACTGAAGCCGCTGCTGGCCGGCGGTGCCTCGGTGCGCGTCTGCCTGCTGATGGCGGAACTCGAGGAGGCCGAGCACGGTGCGGCCGGCCGCGTCCGGGAATGGCTGTCGCGGGCGACACGCGCACCGCGCGATGCCGCCTGGGTGGCGGACGGGCTGGTCTCGGATAGCTGGATGCCGGTCTCGCCGATCTCCGGGCGGCTCGACGCCTTCGTCTGGACGGTGCCGCCGGCGACGCTCGGCAGCCATGCACCTGCGCTCGACGACGTGCTTGCCGATCTCGACGATTCGACCCCGCTGATCGAGGCCCGGGCCGAGGCGGTCGAGCCGGAGCCTGCCGTCACGGCGGTGGTCGCGCCACCTCCGCCTCCCGCGCCTCCGCCCCCTGCGGCTCCTGCGCCCGTCGTGGAACAGCCGAAGCCCGAGGCCGAGGCCAGCCCGGCGCCGCCGGCCGCGCCCGCGCCGGTCGCTGCGCCGGTGGCCGCCAGCGAGCCGAAGCCCGAACCGAAGAAGGCTGTGGCCGAGCCCGCGGCCGTGGTCGTGCCGGATGCACGCCCGAAGCCGGTGATCTTCCCGGTCGCGCATGCGCCCGACGATCCGGGCCCCGACGAGGTGCCCCCGGTCGAGGACAAGAAGGGCAAGTTCCGGCTCTTCGGCTGAGCTTTGCCATTGGATTGCCTGAACCTCTGCCGTCATCCCGCGCGACCGAAGGTCGTCCCGGGGTAACGGCGCGTTTTCGGCTGCACCCATCGCGGGCCGTGTCGTTGCGTTTCTGGTTTCCGCCCCTTCGACGTGAAAAGGCGTGCGGCTCTCCGCTGCGCGGCCTATAGCGTCGGGCATGACATCCGAAACGAACCTCGAAGCGGCGCCGGCCGGCGCCGGAATCACCCTGCATGTCGCAGCCGAACAGGCCGGCGAACGCCTCGACAAGGCGCTCGCGATGCTGGCCAGCGAGATTTCGCGGGCGCGGCTGCAGCAGGTCATCAAGGATGGTGGCGTGCGCCTCAACGGCGTCGTCGCCAGCGACGGCAAGCGCAAGGTCGTCGAGGGCGACGAGATCGCGCTCGTCATGCCGGCGGCGCGCCCGCCCGATCCGGTTGGCCAGGACATCCCGCTCGATGTCGTCTACGAGGACGAGCACCTGATCGTCATCGACAAGCCCGCCGGGCTCGTCGTGCATCCGGCCGGCGGGCATGAGGACGGCACGCTGGTCAACGCGCTGATCGCCCATTGCGGCGAGAGCCTTTCAGGCATCGGCGGCGTCCGCAGGCCCGGCATCGTGCACCGCCTCGACAAGGATACCAGCGGTTTGCTCGTCGTCGCGAAGAACGATCGCGCGCATCAGAAGCTCGCCAAGCAGTTCGCCGATCATGGCCGCACCGGGCCGCTGCAGCGCGCCTATTTCGCCATCGTCTGGGGCTTTCCACGCCGGGCGCATGGCACGATCACGACCCAGATCGAGCGCTCCAACAAGAACCGCGAGAAGATGATGGTGGTCGGCGAGGATCGCGGGCGCGAAGCGATCACCCACTACACCGTGGTGGAGCGCTATCCGCCGCTGCTGAAGGGTGGCGAGGAGACGGAGCCCCTGGCGAGCCTGGTCGAATGCCGGCTGGAGACCGGGCGCACCCACCAGATCCGCGTGCATATGAGCCATCTCGGCCATCCGCTGCTGGGCGACAAGCTCTACGGTTCCGGTTTCGCGACGAAGGCCGGCCGGCTGCCGGAGGCCGCACGAGAGGCGCTGGCGGCATTGGGACGCCAGGCGCTGCATGCGGCCGTGCTGGGTTTCGAGCATCCCACCACCGGCGAGGAGATGCTGTTTGAGTCGAAGCTGCCGGCCGAATTTGCAAATCTGCAAGCTGCGCTCGCGAGGCTGTGAGCCGATCTGGCTTCGTTGCCTAGTTTCCGCCAAGCTCTGTTGGCATATAGTGGCGGTCGGATGCGGATGGCCAAGGGGGCGCCGCACATGACCGGCCCGGCACGAACCCTCGACAGGTTCCCGCGTTGGGTCCGTTCATGACGTCCGAACCTGCGCGAAGGTTGATCGCGCGGTGGGTCTGCCGCGAAGCGGGGGCCCGACAAGGAGAACGAGCATGGCGAGTGCTTCGCTGCCCGTCCTGTCCGCCGAGGGCGGACTTTCACGCTACCTCGACGAGATTCGGAAGTTCCCGATGCTGGAGCCGAATCAGGAATTCATGCTGGCCAAGCGCTGGCGGGAGCATGGCGACCGCGAGGCGGCGCACAAGCTCGTCACGTCGCATCTACGGCTCGTCGCCAAGATCGCGATGGGCTATCGCGGCTACGGCCTGCCGATCGGCGAGGTCGTCTCGGAGGGCAATGTCGGCCTGATGCAGGCCGTCAAGCGCTTCGAGCCCGACAAGGGCTTCCGGCTGGCGACCTATGCGATGTGGTGGATCAAGGCCTCGATCCAAGAGTACATCCTGCGCTCCTGGTCGCTGGTGAAGATGGGCACCACGGCCAACCAGAAGAAGCTGTTCTTCAACCTGCGCAAGGCCAAGAGCAAGATCTCGGCACTGGGCGAGGGCGATCTGCGCCCGGACCAGGTGAAGCAGATCGCGACCAAGCTCGGCGTCAACGAGCAGGACGTCGTCGACATGAATCGCCGTCTGGGTGGCGATGCGTCGCTGAACACGCCGCTGCGTGAGGATGGCGACGGCGAGTGGCAGGACTGGCTGGTCGACGACAGCGAGAGCCAGGAGCGGCGCCTTGCGGATTCGGAGGAAGCCGACAACCGCCATTCGGCGCTGCGCGAGGCGCTGGAGGTGCTGAATCCGCGCGAGCGGCGCATCTTCGAGGCTCGCCGCTTGGCTGACGACCCGATCACGCTCGAGCAGCTCTCCGAGGAATTCGGGGTGTCGCGCGAGCGCGTCCGCCAGATCGAGGTGCGGGCCTTCGAAAAGGTGCAGGACGCGGTCAAGAAGGCGCTGGTGCGGATTGAATCTCCGCGTGCGGCGTTGCCGGCGGCGTAGCGGCTTGCCATCTCGCGAACGGCTCAGGGGCGCGGTTTCTCCGCGCCCCTTTTTCGTTGCTCAATAGAGCGCCGGCAGCGGCTGGAGCGGCAGGCGGATCGGGCCTAGATAGACGCGGCCCTCGCGCAGCACGATCGGCGGCAGAGCGGTCAGGCCCGGCGCCACGCCTGGCAGTTGTGCGCTCAGGCGCCCGCCGAGCAGGCCGCCGAGACCGGCCGCGATCCCGCCGACGGGCACACCCGCGATCTGCCGGATGCCCGCGAGCGACGCCTGAAGCTGGCCGGCTGGGCGATGGGTCTGGTCGATCAGGAACTGGCCGGTCGCCTCGATGCGGGCCGTACCCTTGACCGAGACCAGCCGCGTCACCTCGATCTGTCCGGCGGCATTGCGCCAGGCCTCGAGCGCGTCGGGGTTGAGGCCGATGCGGAAGGCTTCGCTCTGGGTCAGCGTGGCCTGGATGTCGACATCGCCGGGCTCGGTCGTGCCGAGCAGGGCATCGAGCGCGGGCAGGACAGAGCCCTTGGCGGTGATAGCGAGATCGACCGCCTGATCGGCCGCAGGCCGCGTCGGGTTGCGGCGCAGGTGGGCCTCAAGCGCCGTCGCCTGCCAGGTCTCGGGGCTGAGGCCCGGTGCGGTCAGACTGGCGCTGGGGGCCGTCAGCACCAGCGAGACCTGCTCTGGATCGCCGCTGCGATGCCTCAGGCTGGCTTCCAGCCTCGTCCAGGAGAGATCGAGTTTGCGGCCCTCGGGCAGGGTCGCCTGGAGCGGGCCGGTGATCTGGGCGATGACGAGGTTGGGCGTATAGATCTGCCCGACGGCCAGGGCTGGCCCGGTCTGGACCCTGACCTCCTCGCCCCAGCGGGCCGAGGCCAAGGCGAGCGCGCCGCAACGCAGCTCGACACGGAAGGGGAAGCCGGTGACCGCGCGGTCGGTGCAGGTCCAGCTCCGACCGAGCCCGGCCTCCTTCGCCAGCGCCGTGTCGATGGCATCGATCACGCGGCTGCGGACGACGAACCAGAAGCCGGTCCAGGCGAGGGCGGCCAGCGCCAGCAGCACGAAGGGGGCGTAGAGCCAGGCGCGACTACGGCGGCGGCCGGAAGCGGTATCGGTCATGCGGTGGCGGTCCATTGCGTTCAGGTTGTCGCATTGCTCCGGCGAAAAACCGGTTCCCACTTTTTCGCGCAATGCTGTAGGCCGGGAGATTGTTAGCTCCCGCAGGATAGGGGCGCCAGCCGGGTGGCGCGGGCGGTGCCGGACATCAAGCAGGCCGGCGGGGCCAAATTGTGGGGCGTGCGGGTTTTGGGAGCGACATGACGTCCGTATTCGGCGAAAACGAGCTCTGGGTTTTCGGTTACGGCTCGCTGATCTGGCGGCCCGGCTTCGATTTCGAGGAGAGCAGTCCGGCGCGGCTGCATGGCTACCATCGGTCGCTGTGCATCTTCTCGCATGTGCATCGCGGCACGCCGGAGCGGCCGGGGCTGGTGCTCGGCCTTGATCGCGGCGGCGTCTGCCGGGGGCTCGCCTTTCGCGTCGCAGCCAGGCGGGCGCAGGAGACGGTGGATTATTTGCGGGCCCGCGAGCAGGCGACGGCGGTCTATCTCGAACGCCAGATGCCGGTGCGCCTCGATGACGGCCGGAGCGTCACGGCGCTGGTCTATGTCGCCGACCGCAAGCACCTGCAATATGCCGGCCGACTGCCGCGCGAGCAGCAGCTCGCACTGGTGCGCCATGGCCGGGGCAGCTCGGGCGAGAACCCGGATTACGTCCTGCTGACCGACGAGCATCTGCGCAAGATGGGCATCTACGATCCCGTTCTGGCCGGGCTGGCGCAGGCGCTGGCGCCTGGAGCGGCCCCGCGCCCGAAGCCTTGAGGCCTCAGACCTCGGGCATCAGGTCGAGCAGCGCGGCGCGGCGGCTGATGCCGTCCTCGGCCAGGAGATGGACATGGATCTCGCTGGCCCCGGCCTGGGTGACGGCCTGCTGCCAGCGCGTCAGCGCGGCCTCGATGCCGAGGGGGCCGCTGTCACGGGCCGCCAGGATGCGTCTTTCGCCCGAGACGGCTAGCAGGATCGCGTCGGTGAAGCCGAGCGCGTGCCCGTCGCCGATCGCGAAGATCGAGGCGACATAGCGCCGGCCGGAACGTCCGCGCCAGGCGGTGAAGCGGCGCTCACCGAGCCCGGCGGTGCTGCGCATGGGTAATTCCCGCGCCGCCTGGACTGGTTCGTCCTCGCCAAAGCGCGTCTCGGTGAAGAGATCGCTCTGCCGCGACGCGCTGCGGTGATCCTGGTGTCGATAGGCGAGAGCGGCCATATCGTTCCTCCTTTGTTCTGAAGACAAAATGAGAACGAAGGCGCTGCGAGTCAAGAGCCGCGATGGGGGCCTGGCTGTGCGGGGATCGGACCTGCTG contains:
- a CDS encoding heme biosynthesis HemY N-terminal domain-containing protein; the protein is MVRVLLYLAVFACLAVGAVWLADRPGEVSVLWQGYRIETSVAIGAIGVVVLALLAMLAWGLLRFVLGLPSAFSFASRSRRRARGFEAVSRGMVAIGAGDPVAAGRHAVDARRFAGDEPLTLLLEAQAAQLSGDRGRAEAAFKTMLDKPETRVLGLRGLFVEAKRRGDMAAARAFADDAVRRSPSLAWANDALLDFHTSSGDWQAARTAVERRAALRLAEKAEAKRQRAVLLAAEALEARGSEPEKALAAALEAVKLAPGLTPAAALAGRMLAERGDVRKAVKLLEAAWKEVSHPDLAAAYLDVRPGDSAQDRLARATTLAKLRPSDPEGVLALAGAAIHARDFAKARETLKPLLAGGASVRVCLLMAELEEAEHGAAGRVREWLSRATRAPRDAAWVADGLVSDSWMPVSPISGRLDAFVWTVPPATLGSHAPALDDVLADLDDSTPLIEARAEAVEPEPAVTAVVAPPPPPAPPPPAAPAPVVEQPKPEAEASPAPPAAPAPVAAPVAASEPKPEPKKAVAEPAAVVVPDARPKPVIFPVAHAPDDPGPDEVPPVEDKKGKFRLFG
- a CDS encoding RluA family pseudouridine synthase, producing MTSETNLEAAPAGAGITLHVAAEQAGERLDKALAMLASEISRARLQQVIKDGGVRLNGVVASDGKRKVVEGDEIALVMPAARPPDPVGQDIPLDVVYEDEHLIVIDKPAGLVVHPAGGHEDGTLVNALIAHCGESLSGIGGVRRPGIVHRLDKDTSGLLVVAKNDRAHQKLAKQFADHGRTGPLQRAYFAIVWGFPRRAHGTITTQIERSNKNREKMMVVGEDRGREAITHYTVVERYPPLLKGGEETEPLASLVECRLETGRTHQIRVHMSHLGHPLLGDKLYGSGFATKAGRLPEAAREALAALGRQALHAAVLGFEHPTTGEEMLFESKLPAEFANLQAALARL
- the rpoH gene encoding RNA polymerase sigma factor RpoH, whose product is MASASLPVLSAEGGLSRYLDEIRKFPMLEPNQEFMLAKRWREHGDREAAHKLVTSHLRLVAKIAMGYRGYGLPIGEVVSEGNVGLMQAVKRFEPDKGFRLATYAMWWIKASIQEYILRSWSLVKMGTTANQKKLFFNLRKAKSKISALGEGDLRPDQVKQIATKLGVNEQDVVDMNRRLGGDASLNTPLREDGDGEWQDWLVDDSESQERRLADSEEADNRHSALREALEVLNPRERRIFEARRLADDPITLEQLSEEFGVSRERVRQIEVRAFEKVQDAVKKALVRIESPRAALPAA
- a CDS encoding DUF2125 domain-containing protein, with product MTDTASGRRRSRAWLYAPFVLLALAALAWTGFWFVVRSRVIDAIDTALAKEAGLGRSWTCTDRAVTGFPFRVELRCGALALASARWGEEVRVQTGPALAVGQIYTPNLVIAQITGPLQATLPEGRKLDLSWTRLEASLRHRSGDPEQVSLVLTAPSASLTAPGLSPETWQATALEAHLRRNPTRPAADQAVDLAITAKGSVLPALDALLGTTEPGDVDIQATLTQSEAFRIGLNPDALEAWRNAAGQIEVTRLVSVKGTARIEATGQFLIDQTHRPAGQLQASLAGIRQIAGVPVGGIAAGLGGLLGGRLSAQLPGVAPGLTALPPIVLREGRVYLGPIRLPLQPLPALY
- a CDS encoding gamma-glutamylcyclotransferase, coding for MTSVFGENELWVFGYGSLIWRPGFDFEESSPARLHGYHRSLCIFSHVHRGTPERPGLVLGLDRGGVCRGLAFRVAARRAQETVDYLRAREQATAVYLERQMPVRLDDGRSVTALVYVADRKHLQYAGRLPREQQLALVRHGRGSSGENPDYVLLTDEHLRKMGIYDPVLAGLAQALAPGAAPRPKP